From a region of the Aulosira sp. FACHB-615 genome:
- a CDS encoding AAA family ATPase, producing MIQNWTFPYCPHKDDWTINWQALEAKFDWLRSLADCPQDPRYHAEGNVLIHTKLVCEALVALPQWRTLPPKERSVLFAAALLHDVAKPAATQIATDGAVSSKGHVLQGAKMAQEILWDLNVPFAEREAVVALVKYGSLPLWFWDKPNPERAVIKVSQIIRCDMLGLLAEADVRGRYCNDQAELLERIEFFREFCQENQCFNQRRAFPSAHSRFVYFQKENGNPDYAAFDDTRFGVVIMSGLPGAGKDTWIKENLPDWRVISLDALRKQMNISPEDDQGVVINAAKTIAKEYMRDGQCFVWNATNISRQLRGMLTRLFTSYQANIRIVYLESPWDELLRRNCDRPAHAKLPEKVLYKLKQRLEVPDITEAHTVDWVVR from the coding sequence ATGATTCAAAATTGGACGTTTCCTTATTGTCCTCATAAAGATGACTGGACAATTAACTGGCAAGCTTTAGAAGCAAAATTTGATTGGTTGCGATCGCTTGCTGATTGTCCCCAAGACCCACGTTATCATGCTGAGGGGAATGTTCTCATTCATACGAAACTTGTATGTGAGGCATTAGTCGCTTTACCCCAATGGCGAACATTACCACCTAAAGAACGTTCTGTGTTATTCGCCGCAGCTTTACTACATGATGTCGCTAAACCCGCAGCCACTCAAATAGCAACAGATGGGGCGGTTTCTTCTAAAGGTCACGTCCTCCAAGGGGCGAAAATGGCACAGGAAATTCTCTGGGATTTAAATGTACCATTTGCAGAACGGGAAGCGGTTGTGGCTTTGGTGAAATATGGCAGTTTACCTCTGTGGTTTTGGGATAAACCCAACCCGGAACGGGCGGTAATTAAAGTTAGCCAAATCATTCGTTGCGATATGCTGGGTTTACTCGCCGAAGCAGATGTGCGCGGACGTTACTGCAACGACCAAGCCGAATTATTAGAACGAATTGAGTTTTTCCGCGAATTTTGCCAAGAAAACCAATGTTTTAACCAACGGCGTGCATTTCCCTCAGCACACAGTCGGTTCGTGTATTTTCAAAAAGAAAATGGCAACCCAGACTATGCAGCCTTTGATGATACGCGCTTTGGGGTAGTGATAATGTCGGGTTTACCGGGTGCAGGGAAAGATACTTGGATAAAAGAAAATCTGCCTGACTGGCGAGTGATTTCTTTAGACGCACTGCGAAAGCAAATGAATATCAGCCCAGAAGATGACCAAGGTGTAGTGATAAATGCAGCCAAAACCATAGCCAAAGAATATATGCGTGATGGGCAATGTTTTGTGTGGAATGCAACTAACATTAGCCGTCAATTGCGAGGGATGTTAACTCGTTTATTTACCAGTTATCAAGCCAACATTCGCATTGTTTATCTAGAATCACCTTGGGATGAATTGCTGCGGAGGAATTGCGATCGCCCTGCTCATGCTAAACTGCCCGAAAAGGTGCTGTATAAATTAAAGCAGCGTTTAGAAGTTCCAGATATTACTGAAGCACACACAGTAGATTGGGTAGTACGGTGA